A part of Variovorax sp. HW608 genomic DNA contains:
- the fliJ gene encoding flagellar export protein FliJ, giving the protein MPQRLPLEMLSDLARTQTDESAKRLGMLQNAQLSASQKLEMLMKYRQDYVQQLQALMSEGLATAKLRNYQAFLATLDGAIEQQRAIVAQALTRLDHGRDDWRNNKRRLNSFDTLAERMRRQELMAQAKREQRDSDERATRKFFDRAANPTF; this is encoded by the coding sequence ATGCCCCAGCGACTCCCCCTCGAAATGCTGTCCGACCTCGCCCGCACGCAGACCGACGAGTCCGCCAAGCGGCTCGGCATGCTGCAGAACGCGCAGCTCAGCGCCAGCCAGAAACTCGAGATGCTGATGAAGTACCGGCAGGACTACGTCCAGCAGCTGCAGGCGCTGATGAGCGAGGGCCTTGCCACCGCCAAGCTGCGCAACTACCAGGCCTTCCTGGCCACGCTCGACGGCGCCATCGAGCAGCAGCGCGCCATCGTCGCGCAGGCGCTGACGCGGCTGGACCACGGCCGCGACGACTGGCGCAACAACAAGCGCCGCCTCAATTCCTTCGACACGCTCGCCGAGCGCATGCGTCGTCAGGAACTGATGGCGCAGGCCAAGCGCGAGCAGCGCGACAGCGACGAGCGCGCGACGCGCAAATTCTTCGACCGTGCCGCCAACCCGACTTTCTGA
- the fliL gene encoding flagellar basal body-associated protein FliL, giving the protein MATSSPVATATAAAAPAAAPRSSKFMIGLMLGVAVLVAGAAGYTYFQHKSAGAPAEAAKPVPEKPIFVTLEPMTVNLQAEGRKYLHVGISLKMKDEASKAQIVEFMPELRSRALLLLSNRAPDTLMSTEDKTRIAEEVRSELNRPLNDTLPPQGITGVSFNTFVVQ; this is encoded by the coding sequence ATGGCTACTTCATCTCCCGTCGCCACCGCCACCGCCGCCGCCGCGCCAGCCGCAGCGCCCCGCTCGTCGAAGTTCATGATCGGCCTGATGCTCGGCGTCGCCGTGCTCGTCGCCGGCGCGGCCGGCTACACGTACTTCCAGCACAAGTCGGCGGGCGCCCCGGCCGAAGCCGCGAAGCCCGTGCCCGAGAAGCCGATCTTCGTCACGCTCGAACCGATGACGGTCAACCTCCAGGCCGAGGGCCGCAAGTACCTGCACGTCGGCATCTCGCTCAAGATGAAGGACGAGGCCTCGAAGGCACAGATCGTCGAGTTCATGCCCGAGCTGCGCAGCCGCGCGCTGCTGCTGCTGTCGAACCGCGCGCCCGACACGCTCATGTCCACCGAGGACAAGACCCGGATTGCCGAGGAAGTCCGCAGCGAACTCAACCGCCCGCTCAACGACACCCTGCCGCCGCAGGGCATCACCGGCGTCTCGTTCAACACCTTCGTGGTGCAGTAA
- the fliM gene encoding flagellar motor switch protein FliM, producing MAYEQVLSQDEVDALLNGVTGGSVDQTSKPALPADGLPAYDLGAPDRVVRGRMHTLEVINDRFARGLRSALLNFMRRSPDISVGPVQIQQYGEFVRHLPVPANINMLHMKPLRGTALFVFDPKLVFLVVDNLFGSDGRYHVRVEGRDFTRTEQRIIKRLLDLSLQCYAEAWQPVHPLAFDYIRAEMHGKLANIVAPNEVVVNTTLQIEFGPLGGFLHVCIPYSMIEPIRDLLSNPIQDEVEIDKRWVKQMSKQMQAADVELTADFVTMSSTIGDILKLQVGDVLPIDLPGSVVAKVDGVPVMECGYGISNERYALRVQNMITHQDSDSKNDHD from the coding sequence ATGGCCTATGAACAGGTCCTCTCGCAGGACGAGGTCGATGCGCTGCTCAATGGCGTCACCGGCGGCAGCGTCGACCAGACATCGAAGCCCGCGCTACCGGCCGACGGCCTGCCGGCCTACGACCTCGGCGCGCCCGACCGCGTGGTGCGCGGCCGCATGCACACGCTGGAGGTCATCAACGACCGCTTCGCGCGCGGCCTGCGCAGCGCGCTCCTGAACTTCATGCGCCGCAGCCCCGACATCTCGGTGGGCCCGGTGCAGATCCAGCAGTACGGCGAGTTCGTGCGCCACCTCCCGGTGCCGGCGAACATCAACATGCTGCACATGAAGCCGCTGCGCGGCACTGCCCTCTTCGTGTTCGATCCGAAGCTGGTGTTCCTCGTGGTGGACAACCTCTTCGGCAGCGACGGCCGCTACCACGTGCGCGTGGAAGGCCGCGACTTCACGCGCACCGAGCAGCGCATCATCAAGCGCCTGCTCGATCTCTCGCTGCAGTGCTACGCCGAGGCGTGGCAGCCGGTGCACCCGCTGGCCTTCGACTACATCCGCGCCGAGATGCACGGCAAGCTCGCGAACATCGTCGCGCCCAACGAGGTGGTGGTGAACACCACGCTGCAGATCGAGTTCGGCCCCCTCGGCGGCTTCCTGCACGTGTGCATCCCCTACTCGATGATCGAGCCGATCCGCGACCTGCTCTCGAACCCCATCCAGGACGAGGTGGAGATCGACAAGCGCTGGGTCAAGCAGATGTCCAAGCAGATGCAGGCCGCCGACGTCGAGCTGACCGCCGACTTCGTGACGATGTCCTCCACCATCGGCGACATCCTCAAGCTCCAGGTCGGCGACGTCCTGCCCATCGACCTGCCGGGCAGCGTCGTCGCCAAGGTCGACGGCGTTCCGGTGATGGAGTGCGGCTACGGCATCTCGAACGAGCGCTACGCCCTGCGCGTGCAAAACATGATCACCCACCAAGACAGCGATTCGAAGAACGACCATGACTGA
- the fliN gene encoding flagellar motor switch protein FliN: protein MTDNTSPASEADDWAAALAEQTAASAPAASPEPAPAPAASQVFQQIQETASVAAGVTALDIARVMEVPVQLTAEIGRTRITIKNLLQLSQGSVVELDGLAGQPLDVLINGYLIAQGEVVVVNEKYGIRLTDIVTPSERMQKLSRA, encoded by the coding sequence ATGACTGACAACACTTCTCCCGCCAGCGAAGCCGACGACTGGGCCGCCGCACTGGCCGAGCAGACCGCAGCCAGCGCGCCCGCGGCATCGCCCGAGCCGGCGCCCGCACCCGCGGCGTCGCAGGTCTTTCAGCAGATCCAGGAAACGGCTTCGGTCGCGGCCGGCGTCACCGCGCTCGACATCGCCCGCGTGATGGAAGTGCCGGTGCAACTCACTGCCGAGATCGGCCGCACGCGCATCACCATCAAGAACCTGCTCCAGCTTTCGCAGGGCTCGGTCGTCGAGCTCGACGGGCTGGCGGGCCAGCCGCTGGACGTCCTGATCAACGGCTACCTGATCGCGCAGGGCGAAGTGGTGGTGGTGAACGAGAAGTACGGCATCCGGCTGACCGACATCGTCACCCCCTCCGAACGCATGCAGAAGCTCTCCCGCGCATGA
- a CDS encoding flagellar hook-length control protein FliK, whose protein sequence is MSTVISPSLNLSGLQGAASGSRGRNAEEPEGRSFGAALERSRAASAQDAQQTAEASGTEPLAGRKTTRAADKKSELSADDVMALLAPLPAPVVPGAAQGKPTPEPASKGGAGATVDGLAAGAASGVLQEQASALADGAPQTAADRAAAKTARAADSADCADHDAHAEAPVAEQRDDAALPLATAAAAAATASKDASAKAAVPAPTPAAAGTLDAKTFAAVKAQAASDTTATATSADESAVAPQAAAAIETAKADTPAAKPDTASIGPAAAPDAQALAALQANAAPAADRAAAPAQSTPALTVAPQVGSTEWGPAIGHQMIRMSASGHQVAELNLNPANLGPLKVTLTMGDNQAQAMFVSAHESVRKAVEAALPQLRTTLAEQGINLGQTSVGAEARQPNGGSAFAEQNPQRPQGLPNYPGSGRADNTAAQPVAAAPSASTLRRATAGLDTFA, encoded by the coding sequence ATGTCCACCGTCATCTCGCCTTCCCTCAACCTGTCGGGTCTGCAGGGCGCAGCCTCCGGTTCGCGCGGCCGCAATGCCGAAGAGCCCGAAGGCCGCAGCTTCGGCGCCGCGCTCGAGCGCTCGCGTGCGGCCAGCGCGCAAGACGCGCAGCAAACCGCCGAGGCGTCCGGCACTGAGCCGCTTGCGGGCCGCAAGACCACACGCGCCGCAGACAAGAAGAGCGAGCTCAGCGCGGACGACGTCATGGCGCTCCTCGCGCCGCTTCCGGCGCCCGTCGTGCCTGGGGCCGCGCAGGGCAAGCCGACGCCCGAGCCGGCGTCGAAGGGCGGTGCCGGGGCGACCGTCGATGGACTCGCCGCCGGCGCGGCATCGGGCGTCTTGCAGGAACAGGCATCGGCCCTCGCCGACGGCGCACCGCAGACGGCAGCCGATCGAGCCGCTGCGAAGACCGCGCGCGCCGCCGACAGCGCTGACTGCGCCGACCACGACGCCCATGCCGAGGCGCCGGTGGCAGAGCAGCGGGACGACGCCGCCCTGCCGCTCGCGACCGCCGCTGCCGCCGCGGCGACAGCTTCGAAGGACGCAAGCGCCAAAGCCGCCGTGCCGGCGCCCACGCCAGCCGCTGCTGGGACCCTGGATGCCAAAACATTCGCCGCCGTGAAAGCGCAAGCCGCCTCCGATACCACCGCCACGGCGACGAGCGCGGACGAGTCCGCCGTCGCACCGCAAGCCGCTGCAGCCATCGAAACCGCGAAGGCCGACACACCGGCCGCGAAGCCCGACACCGCATCGATCGGGCCGGCCGCCGCACCCGATGCCCAGGCCCTGGCGGCCCTGCAGGCCAATGCCGCGCCCGCCGCCGACCGCGCCGCCGCGCCCGCGCAGTCCACGCCGGCGCTGACGGTCGCGCCGCAGGTCGGCAGCACCGAGTGGGGTCCGGCCATCGGCCACCAGATGATCCGCATGAGCGCCAGCGGCCATCAGGTGGCCGAGCTCAACCTGAATCCGGCCAATCTCGGCCCGCTCAAGGTCACGCTGACGATGGGCGACAACCAGGCGCAGGCGATGTTCGTCTCGGCGCACGAGTCGGTGCGCAAGGCCGTCGAAGCCGCGCTGCCACAACTCCGCACCACGCTGGCCGAGCAGGGCATCAACCTCGGCCAGACCTCGGTCGGCGCGGAAGCCCGCCAGCCGAACGGCGGCAGCGCCTTCGCCGAGCAGAACCCGCAGCGCCCGCAGGGCCTGCCGAACTATCCGGGATCGGGCCGCGCCGACAACACTGCCGCACAGCCGGTGGCTGCAGCGCCTTCGGCATCCACCTTGCGCCGCGCCACGGCCGGCCTCGACACCTTCGCGTGA
- the fliO gene encoding flagellar biosynthetic protein FliO, whose translation MNLLPRRPRAVHLLASAIALAALPVHAVLPTVPSHSAAEAAPVVGAGGLLQAGFGMVVVLGLIFLCAWLARRFGLQRFGGGNVVKVVSSSNVGQRERVVVVEVSGTWLVLGVTPSQINTLHTLPAQAVPQAPAAASTAAPKPIDLFAQKLRESITGKTRPAP comes from the coding sequence ATGAACCTCCTTCCACGACGGCCGCGCGCCGTCCACCTGCTGGCGTCGGCGATCGCGCTTGCCGCGCTGCCGGTGCACGCCGTGCTGCCCACGGTGCCGTCGCACAGCGCTGCCGAGGCCGCGCCGGTGGTCGGTGCGGGCGGGCTGCTGCAGGCCGGGTTCGGCATGGTGGTGGTGCTGGGCCTGATCTTTCTGTGTGCTTGGCTTGCGCGGCGCTTCGGGCTGCAGCGTTTCGGCGGCGGCAACGTGGTGAAGGTGGTGTCGAGCTCGAATGTCGGCCAGCGCGAGCGTGTCGTGGTGGTCGAAGTGAGCGGCACCTGGCTGGTGCTCGGCGTCACGCCGAGCCAGATCAACACGCTGCACACGCTGCCCGCGCAGGCGGTGCCCCAGGCACCTGCCGCCGCCAGCACGGCGGCGCCCAAACCCATCGACCTCTTCGCGCAGAAGCTGCGCGAATCCATCACCGGCAAGACCCGCCCGGCTCCATGA
- the fliQ gene encoding flagellar biosynthesis protein FliQ: MTPESVMTIGSQAIQVSLLLGAPLLLVALVIGLVISIFQAATQINEATLSFIPKLVAIFLTLILAGPWMLEKMLDYIRALFMSIPQLVG; encoded by the coding sequence ATGACCCCCGAATCCGTCATGACCATCGGCAGCCAGGCCATCCAGGTGTCGCTGCTGCTCGGTGCGCCGCTGCTGCTGGTGGCGCTCGTGATCGGCCTCGTCATCAGCATCTTCCAGGCGGCCACGCAGATCAACGAGGCGACGCTCTCCTTCATCCCGAAGCTGGTCGCGATCTTCCTCACGCTGATCCTTGCCGGGCCGTGGATGCTCGAGAAGATGCTCGACTACATCCGCGCGCTCTTCATGAGCATTCCGCAGCTCGTGGGTTAG
- the fliR gene encoding flagellar biosynthetic protein FliR, producing MPQVFSVTSAQLTAWLVAFLWPFVRMLALVSTAPVFGEATVPKQVKVGFAALFAILLSPVLGPMPDVPVVSAGGGWIIIQQVLIGAAMGFTMKLVFAAVLAAGEYIGLQMGLSFASFFDPMSGGATMVVARLLNMLAMLIFIAVDGHLMMIAALAESFQALPISDAALNANGWMVLAAGGAQIFASGLMLSLPLVTALLTLNLAMGILNRASPQFSIFAVGFPLTLLAGIGMLQLLMPHLGSMLAPRFDAGIEAMVRLVQGLR from the coding sequence ATGCCGCAGGTCTTCTCGGTCACCTCCGCGCAGCTCACCGCGTGGCTGGTGGCCTTCCTCTGGCCTTTCGTGCGCATGCTGGCGCTGGTCAGCACCGCGCCGGTCTTCGGCGAAGCGACCGTGCCCAAGCAGGTCAAGGTCGGCTTCGCTGCCTTGTTCGCGATTCTTCTCTCCCCCGTGCTCGGGCCGATGCCCGACGTGCCGGTCGTCTCGGCCGGCGGCGGGTGGATCATCATCCAGCAGGTGCTGATCGGCGCCGCGATGGGCTTCACCATGAAGCTGGTCTTCGCCGCGGTGCTCGCGGCGGGCGAGTACATCGGCCTGCAGATGGGCCTGTCGTTCGCGTCCTTCTTCGACCCGATGAGCGGCGGCGCCACCATGGTGGTCGCGCGCTTGCTCAACATGCTCGCGATGTTGATCTTCATCGCGGTCGACGGCCACCTGATGATGATCGCCGCGCTGGCCGAGAGCTTCCAGGCGCTGCCGATCTCGGATGCGGCGCTCAACGCCAACGGCTGGATGGTCCTCGCCGCCGGCGGTGCACAGATCTTCGCGAGCGGGCTGATGCTGTCGCTGCCGCTCGTCACCGCATTGCTCACGCTCAACCTCGCGATGGGCATCCTGAACCGCGCCTCGCCGCAGTTCAGCATCTTCGCGGTCGGATTCCCGCTGACGCTGCTCGCGGGCATCGGGATGCTGCAACTGCTGATGCCGCACCTGGGGTCGATGCTCGCGCCGCGCTTCGATGCGGGGATCGAGGCGATGGTGCGGCTGGTGCAGGGCCTCCGGTAG
- the fliP gene encoding flagellar type III secretion system pore protein FliP (The bacterial flagellar biogenesis protein FliP forms a type III secretion system (T3SS)-type pore required for flagellar assembly.), producing the protein MLPLAAWTQGLPGLTSTPGPGGSQTWSLSVQTLVMLTSITFLPALLLSMTSFTRILIVLGLLRTAIGTQASPPNQILVGLSLFLTFFVMSPVFDKAYSDAYKPFSDNKISAEKALERGIEPFKTFMLRQTRENDLALFARLAKAAEMQGPEEVPLRILLPAFVISELKTAFQIGFTIFIPFLIIDMVVASVLMSMGMMMVPPASIALPFKLMLFVLADGWQLLIGALAQSFFT; encoded by the coding sequence ATGCTGCCGCTGGCGGCCTGGACGCAGGGCCTGCCGGGCCTGACCAGCACGCCCGGCCCCGGCGGCAGCCAGACCTGGTCGCTCAGCGTGCAGACGCTGGTGATGCTGACCTCGATCACCTTCCTGCCCGCGCTGCTGCTGTCGATGACCAGCTTCACGCGCATCCTGATCGTGCTGGGCCTGTTGCGCACCGCGATCGGCACGCAGGCCTCGCCGCCCAACCAGATCCTGGTCGGGCTGTCGCTCTTCCTCACCTTCTTCGTGATGTCGCCGGTGTTCGACAAGGCCTACAGCGACGCCTACAAGCCTTTCTCGGACAACAAGATCAGCGCCGAGAAGGCGCTGGAGCGCGGCATCGAGCCCTTCAAGACCTTCATGCTGCGGCAGACGCGCGAGAACGACCTCGCGCTGTTCGCCAGGCTCGCCAAAGCGGCGGAGATGCAGGGGCCCGAGGAAGTGCCGCTGCGCATCCTGCTGCCGGCCTTCGTCATCAGCGAGCTGAAGACCGCCTTCCAGATCGGCTTCACCATCTTCATCCCGTTCCTCATCATCGACATGGTGGTCGCGAGCGTGCTGATGTCGATGGGGATGATGATGGTGCCGCCCGCGAGCATCGCGCTGCCCTTCAAGCTGATGCTCTTCGTGCTGGCCGACGGCTGGCAGCTGCTGATTGGCGCGCTCGCCCAGAGCTTCTTCACCTGA